In a single window of the Mus musculus strain C57BL/6J chromosome 6, GRCm38.p6 C57BL/6J genome:
- the Neurod6 gene encoding neurogenic differentiation factor 6, with protein MLTLPFDESVVMPESQMCRKFARQCEDQKQIKKPESFPKQVVLRGKSIKRAPGEETEKEEEEEDREEEDENGLSRRRGLRKKKTTKLRLERVKFRRQEANARERNRMHGLNDALDNLRKVVPCYSKTQKLSKIETLRLAKNYIWALSEILRIGKRPDLLTFVQNLCKGLSQPTTNLVAGCLQLNARSFLMGQGGEAAHHTRSPYSTFYPPYHSPELATPPGHGTLDNSKSMKPYNYCSAYESFYESTSPECASPQFEGPLSPPPINYNGIFSLKQEETLDYGKNYNYGMHYCAVPPRGPLGQGAMFRLPTDSHFPYDLHLRSQSLTMQDELNAVFHN; from the coding sequence ATGTTAACACTACCGTTTGACGAGTCTGTCGTAATGCCCGAATCCCAGATGTGCAGAAAGTTTGCTAGACAATGTGAGGACCAGAAACAAATTAAGAAACCAGAGAGCTTTCCAAAACAAGTTGTCCTTCGAGGAAAGAGCATTAAAAGGGCCCCTGGAGAAGAAAccgagaaagaagaggaggaagaagacagagaggaagaagatgagaatGGCTTGTCCAGAAGGAGGGggctcaggaaaaaaaagaccaccaaactACGACTGGAAAGGGTCAAGTTCAGGAGACAGGAAGCTAATGCGCGCGAGAGGAACCGGATGCACGGCCTCAATGATGCTCTGGACAATTTGCGAAAAGTGGTCCCCTGTTACTCTAAAACCCAAAAACTGTCCAAAATAGAAACTTTACGACTGGCCAAAAATTACATCTGGGCACTTTCTGAAATTCTGAGGATTGGCAAGAGACCGGATCTGCTCACGTTCGTCCAAAACTTATGCAAAGGTCTTTCCCAGCCAACTACAAACTTGGTGGCAGGCTGCTTACAGCTCAACGCCAGAAGTTTCCTGATGGGTCAGGGTGGGGAGGCTGCCCACCACACAAGGTCACCCTACTCCACATTCTACCCACCCTACCACAGCCCTGAGCTGGCCACTCCCCCAGGGCATGGGACTCTTGATAATTCCAAGTCCATGAAACCCTACAATTACTGCAGTGCATATGAATCCTTCTATGAAAGTACCTCCCCTGAGTGTGCCAGCCCTCAGTTTGAAGGTCCCTTAAGTCCTCCCCCAATTAACTATAATGGGATATTTTCCCTGAAGCAAGAAGAAACCTTGGACTATGGCAAAAATTACAATTATGGCATGCATTACTGTGCAGTGCCACCCAGGGGTCCCCTTGGGCAGGGTGCCATGTTCAGGTTGCCCACCGACAGCCACTTCCCTTACGACTTACATCTGCGCAGCCAATCTCTCACTATGCAAGATGAATTAAATGCAGTTTTTCATAATTaa